The genomic window TAGTTGCGGATGCGCTGCACATAATGAACCGGCTCATAGCCCCGAGCGTAACCGTAACGCGTGTTGGGGTAATAGCGTTTGTCGGCTTTAAGGGGCAGGACGGTTTCCAGGTCTTCCCAGGAGTCCGGGTTTTTACCCAGCTCACGGGCCAGAGTGCGCGCATCCAGCAAGTGGCCGCGGCCGATGTTGTAGCTGGCCAGGGCCTGAAACAGGCGGTCTGGCTCTGGAATGCTGTCAGGCAGGCGTTCGTGTCGGTCGGCCAGATAGCGGGCACCGCCATCAATAGCCGCCGCCGGGTCCAACCGATTGGTCACACCCAGTGATTCAGCGGTGTTCTGGGTGAGCATCATGATGCCGCGCACCCCGGTCGGCGATACCGCCGCTGGATCCCAGTGTGACTCCTGGTAGGCGAGTGCTGCCAAGAGGTCGGCGGGCATGCCGGTCTTTTCTTCGGCGGCGATGAACTGATCGATGTAGGCGGGCAGACGTTCGTCAATCCGCTGATTAAGGGCTCTCAGGTCGACAAAATCGAACTCGCTGATATAGGCGTAATAGTGGTTCTGCATGGCGTCAATGGCCTGCTTGCCCTGTTCACTTGCCATCCATGCCTGGCTGCTCTTTGCCAACGCTGCCTGCTCTTGGGGTAGATACCAGCCAAGTTCGTGTTGGGCACTCAGCTCAAGAGCAATTTCCAGACTTGGAAAGTGGCGACGAACCACCTGAACAATGTTGGAGTCGGCGACGGTGCAATCCAGCGCTTTTTCGGCCACAGCGCTTAGTAATAACTCGGTGGTGCGCTGGTCGTCCTGTTCATAGCTGATGCCCTCATGCTCGCTGGCGAGTTGGTCAAGAGTTTCGACATAGCTTGAATCAGCGGTCACCACGATCTCAATATCAGCCATCTCTTCCGGCGAGCGAGGCATGGGCGAAAGGCCGCGGTGGCAGACCAGCTGCTCGTTGATCCGGGTATGGACGGGGCCTTCTGTCAGGGTGTCTGAGCGTGATGGCAGGTGCGTCAGGCCAGCGGCCGCCATATGGGCCTCGCCCTGGTTGATGGCTTCCAGCACGGCGGATGTTGAGTCATAGACCGTCCATTCAAGTGCCCATTCCTGTGTGTCGGCAAAGGCCTTGATCAGGTCATGCTCAGGGCCTGCCGGTTGCTGATGGCGGTCAATAAAGTAAGTGGTCGGGCCGTTGCGGGTGGCGACCTGCAAAATGCCGGTTTCCGACGGTGGCGCCAGCGTGGTCTGGGGAGAAGGCTCACTGGCATCATCAGAAGAGGTGCTGGAATCACTGCATCCGTTCAAGGTGGCTAGCAGAGTCAGCCCTGCCAGAATCAGGGGTTTGCGCATTGGAGTGCCTCCTTTGGCAACAAGGAATGGCGACTGTAGATAAAGGCTGCCCCATCTCCGCCATATTTGTACAAGCAGAAGGGCAAACCGTCAGACGCCATCGGTGTGATAACCTCCTTGTCATAGAATTTAGATCCTACCTGTATACGCAATGACTTGAAATAACCCTATATTTGATTGCAGCGATGCACTGTCACGGTTATTTTCTGTGTAAGTGCTGGTGCTCAAGCAGTGGATATTAATCCTTGCTATGCTGCAGGTAACTTTAATTTACTGCTTTTTTACCCACAGAGCGTCGCATATGATCTATTTGTGTTCTCGGATATTTAGTGTACTTGTCTTCGCGGCCAGTGTGTTTTTATTACCTGTTCAGGCCGCTGAGGTCATGCCCAGCGAGCTATCTGCCTCGCAGGATCAAACGCCTATCCTAACGCTGTTAGGTCTGGAAGAGCGGCGTACCCTCAGCCGTGCCGATATTGAATCCTTGCCGCTTTATGAATCCAACCTGAAGCATTTCGAAGGCTCCCAAGGAAGCTTTTCTGGCGTATGGCTGGAAGATCTAATGGCGGCAGAGGGAATTGATGAGACAGCAACACTGCGCTTTATCGCCCATGACGATTACACCGTTTTCATCACGCCCGATGACCGCCAAGAACGACGCTACCTATTGGCGACACGGCTGGATGGTGAGCCTCTTACGTTGGAAACGTTAGGGCCCAGCATGCTGATTATTCCGGCTGATGCCGAAGCCGTTGAATTGGGTAAAGCAAGTATGATGGATTGGGTGTGGTCAATTAAAAATATCCATATTCAATGAAGCTGTACTTCAATCGGGCGCTAGGCTGTCAGATAGTGCTGGGGTTTACCTTGTTGGGTGGCATCTGCGCTTTGGCAGCGATGCTTTACATCTTTCAGGCCCGTCAGCACCTGGGGGCTAATTATACGGCCTTGGCAGCTCAGGTTGTCAGGCCACAGTCACACGCCGTCTTACTGCGCCATACCCTTTATGCACTGCGTGAGCGCCCGCAAGATCATATACTGAATGAACGGCTAAATAATCTGCTGTGGCGAATTCCCAAGCATATTGATGTCGTTGGTTCTAGTTTGAGAGCTAGCCAGCTCAAAATAGAAGATTATGCACCGTCTGTTAACCGTCTAAACGATGTAAAAAACGCGCTGCTTGAACTGCGACAGGTCAGCCAGCCGAATTCAGACGTCTCTCATAGGGAGCGTCTAGCATTGGGTTTCATGATTGAAAATGACTTGGCGAAAGCCTATAGCGAGCTCAGCGATCTGGTGCATTCAAAAGCTGGCGAGCAGCGAATCATTATGGAACGTCTGGCGCTGACGATAGCACTGCTTGTATTCGTTATCCTGTTGTTGGTAGTAGGGCTGTCATTGGCGTTACGCAAGCTGAATCGCGAGCATCAAAAAATCACACAACTCAGCCAGGTAGATGAGCTGACAGGGCTGGGGAATCGCCGCTACCTGCTGAACTTTACCGACAGCCTTTGCCAGCAAAGCCAGCGCAGTGGGCGTCCGCTAAGTCTGGTGCTTCTGGATATCGATCATTTCAAGCAGGTGAATGACACCTTCGGCCACCCTGCTGGTGACCGGGTGCTGCAGATGTTTGCCAGGGCGTTGAAAGATGAAATCCGCGCGGCGGATGTGCTGGCTCGCATGGGGGGTGAAGAGTTCTGTCTGTTAATGCCGGATACAGACGCTGACGGTGCCTGTGAGTTGGCAGAACGCATACGTATGGAAGTGGCCAGCTTGACACAGCAACAGCTGGGTATCCCCACCTCGATTACCGTCAGCCTGGGCGTAGCCACCGCCTGGCAGAGCGATCTTGATTTCAAACATCTTTATGCCCGCGCTGATCAGGCGCTTTACCAGGCTAAAACCAAGGGCCGTAATAGGGTTGAAACGGGATAAGTTCAAGCTGATCAATGTATGACGGCTGGGTGACATTTTGCTTGCACAAAACGGCTATTTTCTACCAGAATAGGTTATTATTGAATTTATTCTAGACAGTGTTGAACTAGATGATCGGCAGTGCAGCGCGATAGACGCAATGCCCTGCCACCCGGGCATGCCGGGTGTGGATGACACCCAGCATGATTGGTTTCAACAGGGGGATTCCCTGTTTGTCACAGTGGTAGACACGATGACGATTATGACTTCTCAGGCAGCGTTGGAAACATCGCTTCCCAGGGCATATTGCCCTACACGGATTCCTGCGCAAGATCAGGCGCGAGTCGCTGAAATCAAGCAGCTCCTCAAGGCACATAATTCCGTGCTGGTGGCGCACTACTATACCGATGATGCCATTCAACAACTGGCCGAAGAAACCGGCGGCTGTGTGGCGGATTCCCTCGAAATGGCGCGCTTTGGCGCTAACCATGATGCTACTACCCTGGTGGTGGCGGGTGTGCGCTTCATGGGTGAAACCGCCAAGATTCTATCTCCCGATAAGCGCGTGCTGATGCCCACGCTGGAAGCGACCTGCTCGCTGGATATCGGCTGCCCGGCAGATGAGTTCAGTGCCTTCTGCGATCAGCACCCGGAGCGTACCGTGGTGGTCTACGCCAATACCTCTGCAGCGGTGAAAGCTCGGGCAGACTGGGTGGTGACCTCCTCCATTGCAGTTGAGGTAATTGAGCACCTGCAGGCCAAAGGGGAGAAAATTCTCTGGGCGCCGGATAAGCACCTGGGGAGCTACATTCAGAAGAAGACGGGCGCTGATATGCTGATGTGGGATGGCGCCTGCATCGTGCATGAAGAGTTCAAGGCCAAAGGGGTTGAAGACCTCAAGCGGCTTCACCCGGATGCGGCGGTACTGGTACACCCGGAATCACCTGAAGCCGTAGTGAAGCTGGCGGATGTGGCGGGCTCTACTTCCCAGCTGATCAAGGCAGCGCAAACCCTGCCCAATGACAAGCTGATTGTGGCCACAGACCGAGGTATCTTTTTCAAGATGCAACAGGCCGTACCCGAAAAAGCCCTGTTTGAGGCGCCTACTGCGGGTAACGGGGCTACCTGTCGCAGCTGCGCCCACTGCCCGTGGATGGCAATGAACGCGCTGGATAACTTGGCGGGTGCTTTGCGCAACGGCAGCGGTGAAGTGCTGGTCAGTCATGCCCTGCGTTTAAAAGCGCTCAAGCCTTTGGAGCGTATGCTTAACTTCAAGGCCTGATATAACAAGGCTGGCATTGCTTGTTGTCAATCTTCTCTAACGGCCACTGCTGGACAGTGGCCGTTTTTCTATGAGCACGTCACTCAGAGCACTTTACTCAAAAACACCTTACTCAGAATTTATCCAGTGCCTCCCGGTAGTCAATAAAGGCGTCTCTGCGCTGGGCGATGCGGCCC from Halomonas sp. CH40 includes these protein-coding regions:
- the mltF gene encoding membrane-bound lytic murein transglycosylase MltF translates to MRKPLILAGLTLLATLNGCSDSSTSSDDASEPSPQTTLAPPSETGILQVATRNGPTTYFIDRHQQPAGPEHDLIKAFADTQEWALEWTVYDSTSAVLEAINQGEAHMAAAGLTHLPSRSDTLTEGPVHTRINEQLVCHRGLSPMPRSPEEMADIEIVVTADSSYVETLDQLASEHEGISYEQDDQRTTELLLSAVAEKALDCTVADSNIVQVVRRHFPSLEIALELSAQHELGWYLPQEQAALAKSSQAWMASEQGKQAIDAMQNHYYAYISEFDFVDLRALNQRIDERLPAYIDQFIAAEEKTGMPADLLAALAYQESHWDPAAVSPTGVRGIMMLTQNTAESLGVTNRLDPAAAIDGGARYLADRHERLPDSIPEPDRLFQALASYNIGRGHLLDARTLARELGKNPDSWEDLETVLPLKADKRYYPNTRYGYARGYEPVHYVQRIRNYRDVIASAFE
- a CDS encoding GGDEF domain-containing protein, coding for MKLYFNRALGCQIVLGFTLLGGICALAAMLYIFQARQHLGANYTALAAQVVRPQSHAVLLRHTLYALRERPQDHILNERLNNLLWRIPKHIDVVGSSLRASQLKIEDYAPSVNRLNDVKNALLELRQVSQPNSDVSHRERLALGFMIENDLAKAYSELSDLVHSKAGEQRIIMERLALTIALLVFVILLLVVGLSLALRKLNREHQKITQLSQVDELTGLGNRRYLLNFTDSLCQQSQRSGRPLSLVLLDIDHFKQVNDTFGHPAGDRVLQMFARALKDEIRAADVLARMGGEEFCLLMPDTDADGACELAERIRMEVASLTQQQLGIPTSITVSLGVATAWQSDLDFKHLYARADQALYQAKTKGRNRVETG
- the nadA gene encoding quinolinate synthase NadA — translated: MTIMTSQAALETSLPRAYCPTRIPAQDQARVAEIKQLLKAHNSVLVAHYYTDDAIQQLAEETGGCVADSLEMARFGANHDATTLVVAGVRFMGETAKILSPDKRVLMPTLEATCSLDIGCPADEFSAFCDQHPERTVVVYANTSAAVKARADWVVTSSIAVEVIEHLQAKGEKILWAPDKHLGSYIQKKTGADMLMWDGACIVHEEFKAKGVEDLKRLHPDAAVLVHPESPEAVVKLADVAGSTSQLIKAAQTLPNDKLIVATDRGIFFKMQQAVPEKALFEAPTAGNGATCRSCAHCPWMAMNALDNLAGALRNGSGEVLVSHALRLKALKPLERMLNFKA